The Pelodiscus sinensis isolate JC-2024 unplaced genomic scaffold, ASM4963464v1 ctg78, whole genome shotgun sequence genome includes a region encoding these proteins:
- the LOC102453896 gene encoding rab-like protein 2A isoform X2: MHASYYHKAHACIMVFDVQRKVTYKNLSNWYKELREFRPEIPCIVVANKIDADIKVTQKSFNFARKFNLPFYFVSAADGTNVVKLFSDAIKLAVAYKQNSGDFMDEVMRELENFELQKKGEDSDKDESYPEEKPLSS, translated from the exons GTGTTTGATGTGCAGAGGAAGGTCACCTATAAGAATCTGAGTAACTGGTACAAGGAGCTGAGGGAGTTCCGTCCAGAGATCCCCTGCATTGTGGTGGCCAATAAAATTGATG CGGATATTAAAGTGACTCAGAAAAGCTTCAACTTTGCCCGGAAGTTCAATCTGCCCTTCTATTTTGTCTCAGCTGCAGACGGCACCAATGTAGTGAAG CTCTTCAGTGATGCAATCAAACTGGCTGTCGCATACAAACAGAATTCAGGAGATTTTATGGACGAGGTCATGAGGGAGCTGGAG AACTTTGAGCTGCAGAAAAAGGGGGAGGATTCGGATAAAGACGAGAGCTACCCCGAAGAGAAACCCCTGTCCAGCTGA
- the LOC102453896 gene encoding rab-like protein 2A isoform X3 encodes MWMGRISLWVFDVQRKVTYKNLSNWYKELREFRPEIPCIVVANKIDADIKVTQKSFNFARKFNLPFYFVSAADGTNVVKLFSDAIKLAVAYKQNSGDFMDEVMRELENFELQKKGEDSDKDESYPEEKPLSS; translated from the exons GTGTTTGATGTGCAGAGGAAGGTCACCTATAAGAATCTGAGTAACTGGTACAAGGAGCTGAGGGAGTTCCGTCCAGAGATCCCCTGCATTGTGGTGGCCAATAAAATTGATG CGGATATTAAAGTGACTCAGAAAAGCTTCAACTTTGCCCGGAAGTTCAATCTGCCCTTCTATTTTGTCTCAGCTGCAGACGGCACCAATGTAGTGAAG CTCTTCAGTGATGCAATCAAACTGGCTGTCGCATACAAACAGAATTCAGGAGATTTTATGGACGAGGTCATGAGGGAGCTGGAG AACTTTGAGCTGCAGAAAAAGGGGGAGGATTCGGATAAAGACGAGAGCTACCCCGAAGAGAAACCCCTGTCCAGCTGA